A window from Citrus sinensis cultivar Valencia sweet orange chromosome 3, DVS_A1.0, whole genome shotgun sequence encodes these proteins:
- the LOC102625445 gene encoding beta-1,6-galactosyltransferase GALT31A translates to MGSLFFSLPQKAANGVSTRWVYVFCIASFFLGVVVINRFWAIPDPLDRDNVSPEKHRSEVLHPTVDCEKKEASFQTGDILSQVSQTHDVIMTLDKTISSLEMQLAAARAAKGDSEEASPVVTKLGTENLKARRKVFFVMGIITAFSSRKRRDSIRETWMPKGDGLLKLENEKGIIMRFVIGHSATAGGVLDRAIDAEDEQHKDFLRLNHIEGYHELSSKTQIYFSTAVAKWDADFYIKVDDDVHVNLGMVGSTLARHRSKPRVYIGCMKSGPVLGQKGVKYHEPEYWKFGEEGNKYFRHATGQIYAISKDLATYISVNRHILHRYANEDVSLGSWFIGLDVEHIDDRSLCCGTAPDCEWKAQAGNPCAASFDWSCSGVCKSVERMGEVHQRCGEGDEAIWHTSF, encoded by the exons ATGGGGtcactttttttctcttt GCCTCAGAAAGCAGCAAATGGAGTTTCTACCAGATGGGTTTATGTTTTCTGCATTGCAAGCTTCTTCTTGGGTGTTGTTGTTATCAACAG GTTTTGGGCTATTCCTGATCCACTTGATAGGGATAATGTTTCACCTGAGAAGCATCGATCAGAAGTACTACATCCTACAGTTGATTGTGAGAAGAAG GAGGCTTCCTTCCAGACAGGGGACATCCTTTCTCAAGTTTCACAAACTCATGATGTAATCAT GACATTGGACAAAACAATCTCTTCATTGGAGATGCAGCTAGCAGCAGCTAGGGCTGCCAAAGGTGATTCTGAGGAAGCTTCTCCGGTTGTTACAAAATTGGGAACTGAGAACTTGAAGGCACGTCGGAAGGTTTTCTTTGTCATGGGAATCATTACTGCATTCAGCAGCAGGAAGCGAAGAGATTCGATCAGGGAAACTTGGATGCCTAAAG gGGATGGCTTACTGAAGTTGGAGAATGAGAAGGGAATAATAATGCGGTTTGTTATAGGACATAG TGCAACTGCTGGTGGTGTTCTGGATCGGGCTATTGATGCAGAAGATGAGCAGCACAAGGACTTCCTGCGACTG AATCACATAGAAGGATATCACGAATTGTCATCGAAAACCCAAATATACTTCTCAACAGCTGTTGCCAAGTGGGATGCTGACTTCTATATTAAAGTTGATGATGACGTGCATGTGAATCTTG GCATGGTTGGTTCTACTTTGGCCCGTCATAGATCCAAACCACGTGTTTACATTGGTTGTATGAAGTCTGGACCTGTTCTGGGACAAAA AGGGGTCAAGTACCATGAGCCAGAATATTGGAAATTTGGCGAGGAGgggaataaatattttaggcATGCAACAGGGCAAATATATGCAATCTCCAAAGATTTGGCAACCTATATTTCGGTAAATAG GCACATACTCCATAGATATGCAAATGAAGACGTCTCTCTAGGTTCTTGGTTTATTGGGCTTGATGTAGAGCACATTGATGATCGAAGCCTCTGCTGTGGGACTGCCCCTG ATTGTGAGTGGAAGGCTCAAGCAGGAAATCCTTGTGCTGCGTCATTTGATTGGAGCTGCAGTGGCGTATGCAAGTCAGTGGAGCGAATGGGAGAGGTACACCAGCGGTGTGGTGAGGGCGATGAAGCGATCTGGCATACAAGTTTC